A DNA window from Mytilus edulis chromosome 14, xbMytEdul2.2, whole genome shotgun sequence contains the following coding sequences:
- the LOC139503632 gene encoding uncharacterized protein — translation MSYLSNRKQKVVISGQSSDTFGVNAGVPQGSILGPLLFLVYINDIVNDIDCNIKLYADDTSLFIVVEDEYAAASKLNSDIETINNWSVQWLVNFNAKKTEAMTVSKKSVKPHHPPLYMNDDMISEVESHKHLGLIFHEDGSWHSHVNKIIEKITPRLNLFRALKFKLKRKYLQTIYLSFIRPLFEYTDIIWDNIPDYLSDKLENMQLEAARIVTGGTKLSSINKLYDETGWELLSERRKKHKIIKFHEMFHNKTPDYLSDIIPQQLFNIHNYDTRRTNDTQHIKCRTAFYQKSFLPSVIRSWNAIPDDIRLSPSKFTLKSYLNQNVRKMPNYYFYGDRKGQILHARLRMDCSNLNEHLFKRNLVESKNCTCGRIESSKHFLLECYNYSLVRKRTIKKIPFPYNIETLLFGCNNLNQEENVLVFKQVQQFLVDSKRFG, via the coding sequence ATGAGCTATTTATCAAATCGAAAACAAAAAGTTGTTATTTCAGGTCAATCCTCTGATACTTTTGGTGTAAATGCTGGCGTCCCTCAAGGATCAATATTAGGCCCCTTActttttttagtatatataaatgacattgTAAACGACATAGACTGTAATATAAAACTATATGCTGACGATACTTCCCTTTTCATAGTAGTTGAAGATGAATATGCAGCAGCGAGCAAACTTAATTCTGATATAGAGACTATCAACAATTGGTCAGTCCAATGGCTTgtaaattttaatgcaaaaaagacTGAAGCTATGACAGTTTCCAAGAAATCAGTTAAACCCCATCATCCACCTCTTTATATGAATGATGATATGATTTCAGAAGTAGAAAGCCATAAACACCTTGGTTTAATTTTTCATGAGGATGGTTCATGGCATTCTCATgtcaataaaataattgaaaagataACACCTAGATTAAATTTATTTCGTGCCttgaaattcaaattgaaaagaaagtatttacaaactatatatttaagttttatccGACCTTTATTTGAATATACAGATATCATTTGGGACAACATTCCAGACTATTTAAGTGACAAACTAGAAAATATGCAACTTGAAGCGGCTAGGATAGTTACTGGTGGTACTAAGTTATCGTCCATAAATAAATTATACGACGAAACAGGATGGGAGTTACTATCAGAAAGacgtaaaaaacacaaaattataaaatttcatgaaatgtttCACAATAAGACCCCCGATTATTTAAGCGACATTATCCCTCAgcaattgtttaatattcataattatGACACACGACGAACGAATGACACGCAACATATAAAGTGTAGAACTGCATTTTACCAGAAATCTTTTCTCCCCTCAGTTATTCGATCCTGGAATGCTATTCCGGACGATATCAGACTAAGTCCATCTAAGTTTACACTTAAAAGTTACCTTAatcaaaatgtaagaaaaatgccaaattattatttttatggagACAGGAAAGGACAAATACTTCATGCCAGACTTCGGATGGATTGTAGCAATCTAAACGAACATTTATTTAAgagaaatcttgtagaaagtaaaAACTGTACCTGTGGTAGAATCGAGAGCAGTAAGCATTTTCTCCTCGAGTGTTATAATTACTCCCTTGTCCGAAAACGTACGATAAAAAAAATTCCCTTCCCATACAATATAGAAACACTCCTATTTGGCTGCAATAACCTTAATCAAGAGGAAAATGTACTCGTGTTTAAACAAGTGCAACAATTTTTGGTAGATTCGAAGCGTTTTGGCTAA